A genome region from Vibrio tapetis subsp. tapetis includes the following:
- the rhtB gene encoding homoserine/homoserine lactone efflux protein — protein MDLQIWLAYVLTAIVFSLAPGSGTVNSVSNGISHGMKKSLPAIAGLQIGLMIHIAFVGAGIGALVAQSATAFTIIKWVGVAYLIWLGINKWRDSSSLSVSEAGDEKSGLQLLRSAVVINLTNPKSIVFLVALFPQFIDPTATQLPQLMILGVTTVVIDTVVMLFYTGLASQLGRFIRSEAMMARLNKVFGSMFVGCGLLLATARA, from the coding sequence ATGGATTTACAGATTTGGTTAGCTTATGTACTAACCGCCATTGTGTTTAGTTTAGCGCCAGGGTCTGGCACAGTAAATTCAGTGAGCAATGGCATCAGTCATGGCATGAAAAAATCATTACCTGCCATTGCTGGATTGCAAATCGGCCTAATGATTCATATTGCTTTTGTAGGGGCTGGTATTGGCGCCTTGGTTGCTCAATCTGCTACTGCTTTCACCATCATTAAATGGGTGGGTGTCGCGTATCTAATTTGGCTTGGTATCAATAAGTGGCGCGACTCATCGTCATTATCTGTCAGCGAAGCGGGTGATGAAAAGTCAGGTTTACAGTTATTGCGCAGCGCCGTCGTTATAAATTTAACAAACCCTAAATCTATCGTGTTTTTGGTGGCGTTGTTTCCTCAATTTATAGACCCTACAGCCACTCAATTGCCTCAATTAATGATATTAGGCGTCACAACAGTCGTTATCGATACGGTTGTTATGCTCTTTTATACTGGGTTAGCGTCTCAGTTAGGTCGATTTATTCGTTCAGAAGCGATGATGGCAAGGCTAAATAAAGTCTTTGGCAGTATGTTTGTTGGTTGCGGTCTATTACTCGCGACTGCTCGCGCATAA
- a CDS encoding EAL and HDOD domain-containing protein, whose protein sequence is MYTYVARQPILNSKCHTIGYELLFRDGEKNAYPEHVGSNRATYRLIAENFLSFQSLTTSRQSSYFINFPQESLIRLLPMALPKEHIVVEILETCEPTDELLQAVRYLHRNGYVIALDDFDLGVEWERFVPYARIIKIDLMQVGVERACQYVQERTKQGSKSRFLAERVETQQEFDMVKGAGFHLFQGYFFSKPEVVRNHAIKPEQVLAMQLFHEVCKVDVDYNKVELLISSDVSLSYQLLKFVNGFSTRIMVPISSFKQALVYLGQDKLKQFVSLVVASYVSVSKPGELRKLSLQRARFCHLMTRYQPFSEQRDHAFLLGLFSLLDSFLDHSMDHLLKQLPLSTEINIALLERRGPLGLLLAIEECFEQADWQGVEKLCITLRLEVDDVRHELVEAMTWSEQIQSSLIESSS, encoded by the coding sequence ATGTATACCTATGTCGCAAGACAACCGATTCTTAACAGCAAGTGCCACACCATTGGTTATGAGTTGTTATTTCGTGATGGTGAAAAAAATGCCTACCCTGAACATGTGGGATCAAACCGTGCGACGTACCGTTTAATTGCCGAGAATTTCCTCTCTTTTCAGTCTTTAACGACCAGCCGTCAATCGAGCTATTTCATTAATTTCCCTCAAGAGAGTTTGATTCGCTTGTTGCCTATGGCTTTGCCTAAAGAGCACATCGTGGTCGAAATACTAGAGACGTGTGAGCCGACGGACGAGCTATTGCAAGCTGTACGTTATTTGCATCGTAATGGTTATGTTATCGCACTTGATGATTTTGATCTTGGCGTGGAATGGGAGCGATTTGTCCCCTATGCCCGAATTATCAAGATCGACTTGATGCAAGTCGGCGTTGAAAGAGCGTGTCAGTATGTGCAGGAGCGAACCAAGCAAGGCAGTAAAAGTCGCTTCTTAGCCGAGCGGGTCGAAACTCAGCAAGAATTTGATATGGTTAAAGGGGCGGGTTTTCACTTGTTCCAAGGTTACTTTTTTAGTAAGCCAGAAGTCGTCAGAAATCATGCTATCAAGCCAGAACAAGTGCTGGCGATGCAGTTATTTCATGAAGTATGTAAAGTCGATGTCGACTATAACAAGGTCGAGCTCCTTATTTCGAGTGACGTTAGCTTAAGCTATCAATTACTTAAGTTTGTGAATGGCTTCTCTACTCGCATAATGGTGCCGATTTCGTCCTTTAAGCAGGCTTTGGTTTATTTGGGTCAAGATAAGCTAAAGCAGTTTGTCTCTCTAGTGGTTGCGTCTTATGTTTCCGTTAGCAAGCCGGGGGAGCTACGCAAGCTCTCTTTGCAACGGGCTCGGTTTTGCCATTTGATGACGCGATACCAACCTTTTTCTGAACAGCGTGATCATGCATTTTTGCTCGGCCTATTTTCACTGCTCGATTCATTTTTAGATCATTCAATGGATCATTTATTAAAGCAGTTACCATTGAGCACTGAGATTAACATTGCATTATTGGAGCGACGCGGCCCATTGGGGTTGTTGTTAGCGATAGAAGAATGCTTTGAACAAGCTGACTGGCAAGGTGTTGAAAAGCTTTGTATTACCCTGCGTCTCGAAGTGGATGACGTTCGGCATGAACTGGTAGAAGCAATGACTTGGAGTGAGCAAATACAAAGCTCTTTAATTGAATCCTCTTCATGA
- a CDS encoding metalloregulator ArsR/SmtB family transcription factor, with amino-acid sequence MLPNQFFKLLSDETRLRCLLLIAREGRLCVCELTQALQESQPKISRHLAQLRQSGVLKDERQGQWVYYDVADSLPGWMRKVITGLQESNCLATQYEQDTSRLLQAEKPVCS; translated from the coding sequence ATGTTACCCAATCAGTTTTTTAAGTTGTTATCGGATGAAACGCGTTTGAGATGTTTGCTTCTTATTGCCAGAGAAGGCCGCTTATGTGTCTGTGAATTGACGCAGGCGCTACAAGAGAGTCAGCCTAAAATCTCACGCCACCTCGCACAATTACGCCAGTCAGGTGTGCTCAAAGATGAAAGACAGGGTCAATGGGTATATTACGATGTGGCAGATTCATTGCCTGGGTGGATGCGTAAAGTCATAACCGGCTTGCAAGAATCAAATTGTTTGGCAACACAATATGAGCAAGATACATCACGTTTACTTCAGGCCGAAAAGCCAGTGTGCAGTTAG
- a CDS encoding ArsJ-associated glyceraldehyde-3-phosphate dehydrogenase: MTIKVGINGFGRIGRLALRAAFNWPEVEFVRINDVAGDAATLAHLLEFDSVQGRWEHAVTSQGNSIQVLDHRIATTQESEISAVDWSDCDVVIEATGVNRDISKLNQYLEQGVGRVVVSAPVKDANVANVVVGVNDAIFAPEKHQIVTAASCTTNCIAPVVKVIHEKLGIANASFTTIHDLTNTQTILDAPHKDLRRARACGMSLIPTTTGSAKAIIEIFPDLDGKINGHAVRVPLANASLTDIVFEVERDTTVEEVNALLKEASQGELAGILGFEERPLVSIDYRGDKRSTIVDALSTMLVGKRMVKIYAWYDNEMGYATRTAELMRTVGLAEGK, from the coding sequence ATGACTATCAAAGTAGGTATTAATGGTTTTGGTCGTATTGGCCGCTTAGCACTTCGTGCTGCATTTAATTGGCCTGAAGTTGAGTTTGTGCGTATTAATGATGTAGCCGGTGATGCTGCAACGTTGGCTCACCTGTTAGAGTTCGATTCAGTTCAAGGGCGCTGGGAGCACGCTGTTACCTCTCAAGGCAATAGTATTCAAGTGCTTGACCATCGTATCGCGACAACACAAGAGAGTGAAATATCAGCAGTTGATTGGTCGGATTGTGATGTTGTAATTGAAGCAACTGGCGTTAACCGCGATATTAGTAAACTGAATCAATACCTCGAACAAGGTGTTGGCCGTGTCGTTGTTTCTGCGCCAGTGAAAGATGCCAATGTCGCCAATGTGGTTGTTGGCGTTAATGATGCGATTTTTGCACCTGAAAAGCACCAGATTGTAACGGCAGCGTCGTGTACGACGAACTGTATTGCACCTGTGGTTAAGGTGATTCACGAGAAACTGGGCATAGCGAATGCGTCGTTTACGACGATTCATGATTTAACCAATACTCAAACCATTCTTGATGCCCCTCATAAAGACTTGCGTCGCGCACGAGCTTGTGGAATGAGTTTGATCCCGACCACAACGGGCAGTGCTAAAGCGATTATTGAAATTTTCCCAGATCTTGACGGTAAGATTAATGGCCATGCCGTACGTGTTCCTCTCGCGAATGCTTCTTTAACGGACATTGTGTTTGAAGTAGAAAGAGACACAACAGTAGAGGAAGTGAATGCGTTACTTAAAGAAGCATCACAAGGTGAGTTAGCTGGTATTTTAGGCTTTGAAGAGCGTCCGTTGGTTTCTATTGATTATCGTGGCGACAAGCGTTCTACGATCGTAGATGCGCTGTCTACGATGTTGGTTGGTAAGCGAATGGTTAAGATTTACGCTTGGTATGATA